In Allocoprobacillus halotolerans, a genomic segment contains:
- the rpoB gene encoding DNA-directed RNA polymerase subunit beta — MERNVTQAKSRINRRNYSRISGSLELPNLVEIQTNSYEWFKNEGIKEVFNDVYPISNFNETLTLEFVDCRFDEPKYSVDEAKDRDANYSAPIRATLRLVNNGTGEIKENEVFMGDFPLMTDAGTFIINGAERVIVSQLVRSPGAYFADAMDKSGKTVFTGSMIPSRGTWLEFENDAKDILNVRIDRTRKIPGTILLRALGLSSDEDIIEVLGDHEFIRNTLAKDTTHNTDEALIEIYNKLRPGEPATLEGANTLLYTRFFDAKRYDLARAGRFKLGKKLSLLDRITNRVLAQDVIDIDGNVVMKEGTLLTKDKVDLLAPVFQAGAHTMDIHTNDFLRSHGRIQVLEVYVDETKSKKMKVVGTDLSLDCKYITISDMIAAYSYMLNLVDIYESLDLASDDRVNLMSRIGLLDDIDHLGNRRVRSVGELIQNQFRIGLSRMERVVKERMSLSEIDSVTPQSLTNIRPLTAAMKEFFSSSQLSQFMDQINPLAELTNKRRLSALGPGGLSRDRAGYEVRDVHASHYGRICPIETPEGPNIGLISTLASYAKINKYGFIETPYRKVNHSVIDENDVRYLTADEEKNYVIAQAKVQHDENGKILDEQVIARHLGENIMAKPEEIDFIDISPKQIVSVATSCIPFLENDDATRALMGANMQRQAVPLLDPHTPLVGTGMEYQAARDSGAAVVAKKDGIVTYVDAKKIIVEEDTGPHKYRLTKFAISNAGTCINHRPIVKAGDKVVKGEILADGPSMEQGELALGQNVLVGFMTWNGYNYEDAVIMSERLVKEDIYTSIHIEEYSIECRDTKLGPEEITRDIPNVGEDARKNLNSEGIIMIGAEVKEGDILVGKVTPKGQAELSAEEKLLLAIFGEKSREVKDNSLRVPHGGAGIVHDIKVFSRKNGDELQPGVNKVVKVYIVQKRKISEGDKMAGRHGNKGVISKILPIEDMPHLEDGTILDIMLNPLGVPSRMNIGQVLELHLGYAARELGMYFATPAFDGINSTDLENIMKEAGMSVDGKQAVISGKTGEYFDSNVSVGVMYMIKLAHMVDDKLHARSVGPYSLVTQQPLGGKAQNGGQRFGEMEVWALEAYGAAYTLREILTVKSDDVVGRVKTYEAIVKGQKLPEPGLPESFRVLTKELQALALDIRMLDENGEELDARKIEDEERRFPTSIDTTPEEPEVTDEEVAEVEGDFSEDEESFDDLDSAIDELFTDDEEESNEE; from the coding sequence TTGGAAAGAAATGTAACTCAGGCAAAAAGTCGTATTAATCGTCGAAATTATTCAAGAATTAGTGGGTCTTTAGAATTACCAAACTTAGTAGAAATCCAGACAAATTCTTATGAATGGTTTAAAAACGAAGGTATTAAAGAAGTTTTTAACGATGTTTATCCTATTAGCAATTTCAATGAAACTTTAACTTTAGAGTTTGTTGATTGCCGTTTTGATGAGCCAAAATATTCAGTAGATGAAGCTAAAGATCGTGATGCAAATTATTCTGCACCGATTCGTGCTACTTTGCGTTTAGTGAATAATGGAACTGGTGAAATCAAAGAAAATGAAGTGTTTATGGGAGATTTTCCATTAATGACTGATGCAGGTACTTTTATCATTAACGGAGCTGAACGTGTTATTGTTTCACAATTAGTACGTTCGCCAGGTGCATACTTTGCTGATGCAATGGATAAAAGTGGTAAAACTGTTTTTACTGGAAGCATGATTCCTTCAAGAGGAACATGGCTTGAATTTGAAAATGATGCAAAAGATATTTTGAATGTGCGTATTGACCGTACACGTAAAATTCCTGGAACAATTTTATTACGTGCTTTGGGGTTAAGCAGTGATGAAGATATTATTGAAGTTTTAGGTGACCATGAGTTTATCAGAAATACTTTAGCAAAAGATACAACTCATAATACGGATGAAGCTTTAATTGAAATTTACAATAAATTAAGACCAGGAGAACCTGCGACGTTAGAGGGTGCTAACACATTATTATATACAAGATTTTTCGATGCAAAAAGATATGATCTTGCACGTGCAGGACGTTTTAAACTTGGTAAAAAATTGAGTTTATTAGATAGAATTACAAACCGTGTTTTAGCTCAAGATGTTATAGATATAGATGGAAATGTTGTGATGAAAGAAGGAACTTTATTAACAAAAGATAAGGTTGACCTTTTGGCTCCTGTTTTCCAAGCTGGAGCGCATACAATGGATATCCATACCAATGATTTTTTAAGATCTCATGGGCGTATTCAAGTTCTTGAAGTCTATGTTGATGAAACAAAATCAAAGAAAATGAAAGTTGTTGGAACTGATTTATCATTGGATTGTAAGTATATTACAATCTCTGATATGATTGCAGCTTATTCATATATGTTGAATCTTGTGGATATTTATGAATCATTAGATTTAGCAAGTGACGATAGAGTTAATTTAATGAGTCGTATTGGTTTATTAGATGATATTGATCATTTAGGAAATAGACGTGTACGTTCTGTTGGTGAATTAATTCAAAATCAATTTAGAATTGGTTTATCAAGAATGGAAAGAGTTGTAAAAGAAAGAATGTCATTATCTGAAATCGACAGTGTGACACCTCAATCACTTACAAATATTCGTCCATTAACTGCCGCTATGAAAGAGTTTTTCTCATCATCTCAGTTATCTCAATTCATGGATCAAATAAATCCATTGGCTGAGTTAACAAATAAACGTCGTTTGTCTGCATTAGGGCCAGGTGGGTTATCAAGAGATCGTGCTGGATATGAAGTGCGTGACGTTCATGCCTCTCACTATGGTCGTATCTGTCCAATTGAAACACCTGAAGGTCCAAATATCGGGTTAATTTCAACTCTTGCTTCTTATGCAAAAATTAATAAATATGGATTTATTGAAACACCATATCGTAAAGTGAATCATAGTGTGATTGATGAAAACGATGTGCGTTATTTAACAGCTGATGAAGAAAAGAATTATGTTATTGCTCAAGCAAAAGTTCAACATGATGAAAATGGAAAAATCTTAGATGAACAAGTTATTGCCCGTCATTTAGGGGAAAATATTATGGCAAAACCTGAAGAAATTGATTTTATTGATATTTCTCCAAAACAGATTGTTTCTGTTGCCACTTCATGTATTCCTTTCCTTGAAAATGACGATGCTACTCGTGCCTTAATGGGTGCCAACATGCAACGTCAGGCTGTACCATTATTAGATCCTCATACACCACTTGTTGGAACTGGTATGGAATATCAGGCAGCCAGAGATTCTGGAGCAGCGGTTGTTGCGAAAAAAGATGGTATTGTTACTTATGTAGATGCGAAAAAGATTATTGTAGAAGAAGATACAGGACCTCATAAATATCGTTTAACAAAATTTGCGATTTCTAATGCAGGAACATGTATTAATCATAGACCGATTGTAAAAGCCGGTGATAAAGTTGTTAAAGGGGAAATTTTAGCTGATGGTCCATCTATGGAACAAGGTGAATTAGCCTTAGGACAAAATGTATTAGTTGGTTTCATGACATGGAATGGTTATAACTATGAAGATGCTGTTATCATGTCAGAAAGATTGGTTAAAGAAGATATTTATACATCTATTCATATTGAAGAATATAGTATTGAATGTCGTGATACAAAATTAGGCCCTGAAGAAATTACAAGAGATATTCCTAACGTTGGGGAAGATGCCCGTAAAAACTTAAATAGCGAAGGAATTATTATGATTGGGGCTGAAGTCAAAGAAGGAGATATCTTAGTTGGTAAGGTCACTCCAAAAGGACAAGCAGAATTATCTGCTGAAGAAAAACTTTTATTAGCAATCTTTGGTGAAAAATCTAGAGAAGTCAAAGACAATTCATTAAGAGTTCCTCATGGTGGAGCAGGAATTGTTCATGATATTAAAGTTTTCTCTAGAAAAAATGGTGATGAATTACAACCAGGTGTCAACAAAGTTGTCAAAGTATACATTGTTCAAAAACGTAAAATCTCTGAAGGAGATAAAATGGCAGGTCGTCATGGTAATAAAGGGGTTATCTCTAAAATCTTACCAATTGAAGATATGCCACACTTAGAAGATGGAACAATTCTTGATATTATGTTGAATCCATTAGGGGTTCCTTCACGTATGAACATTGGTCAGGTATTGGAATTACATTTAGGTTATGCTGCCAGAGAGTTAGGTATGTACTTTGCAACACCAGCCTTTGATGGTATTAACTCAACTGATCTAGAAAATATTATGAAAGAAGCCGGAATGTCTGTTGATGGTAAACAAGCAGTCATTTCAGGAAAAACAGGAGAATATTTTGACTCGAATGTTTCAGTTGGGGTTATGTATATGATTAAATTAGCCCACATGGTTGATGATAAATTACATGCCAGATCAGTTGGTCCATACTCACTAGTGACTCAACAGCCTCTTGGTGGTAAAGCACAAAATGGTGGACAGAGATTTGGGGAAATGGAAGTTTGGGCACTTGAAGCTTATGGTGCAGCTTATACATTAAGAGAAATCTTAACAGTGAAATCAGATGACGTTGTTGGACGTGTCAAAACATATGAAGCTATTGTTAAGGGACAAAAATTACCTGAACCTGGATTACCTGAATCATTTAGAGTTCTAACAAAAGAATTACAGGCACTAGCTTTAGATATTCGTATGTTAGATGAAAATGGTGAAGAATTAGATGCAAGAAAGATTGAAGATGAAGAACGTCGTTTCCCAACTTCAATTGACACAACTCCTGAAGAACCAGAAGTCACTGATGAAGAAGTGGCTGAGGTAGAAGGTGATTTCTCAGAAGATGAAGAATCATTTGATGATTTGGATTCAGCAATTGATGAACTCTTCACTGATGATGAAGAAGAAAGTAACGAAGAATAG